In Bufo gargarizans isolate SCDJY-AF-19 chromosome 6, ASM1485885v1, whole genome shotgun sequence, a single genomic region encodes these proteins:
- the LOC122941083 gene encoding keratin, type I cytoskeletal 17-like: protein MQNLNVRLASYLDKVKALENANADLEAKIKEWYIKHQSKTIPGDYSKYFAIIEDLKKRILAEGTENARVVLQIDNAKLAAEDFRMKYENEASIHQTVESDICGLRRVLDDLNFTKANLTSQLESLKEEIDCLKKNHEEEMKALRGQKGDINVEMDAAPGIDLSRLLSDMRSQYEEIAEQNRRKAEEWFNEKSAELNREISHSSEKVESHKSQLTELKRTAQELEIELQAQFALKSSLECSLSETECCYSTQLAQLQSYVGNIEEQLSQVRSDLERQNTEYTVLLDIKTRLEREIETYRRLLDGESWQHKEPVPVKEANKTRKVTTIVEEVVNGKVVSQKVKATEEKLNM from the exons aTGCAAAACCTTAATGTCCGACTGGCTTCCTACTTGGACAAAGTCAAGGCCCTGGAAAATGCTAACGCTGACCTTGAAGCCAAGATCAAGGAGTGGTACATCAAGCACCAGTCGAAGACAATCCCGGGGGATTATAGCAAATATTTCGCTATAATTGAAGACCTCAAAAAAAGG ATTTTAGCAGAAGGCACTGAAAATGCCAGAGTTGTTCTTCAGATTGACAATGCCAAGTTAGCAGCAGAAGACTTCAGAATGAA GTACGAGAATGAGGCCTCCATTCATCAGACCGTTGAATCAGATATCTGTGGTCTAAGAAGAGTATTGGATGACTTAAACTTTACTAAAGCCAACCTTACATCCCAGCTTGAAAGCCTGAAGGAAGAGATTGATTGTCTGAAGAAGAACCACGAAGAG GAAATGAAGGCATTGAGAGGACAGAAGGGGGATATTAATGTGGAGATGGATGCAGCTCCAGGAATCGATCTTAGCAGACTCCTGAGCGACATGAGATCTCAGTATGAAGAAATTGCTGAACAGAATAGGAGAAAAGCTGAAGAGTGGTTCAATGAAAAG AGTGCCGAACTGAACAGAGAGATTTCCCATAGCAGCGAAAAGGTTGAGTCCCACAAATCCCAACTTACAGAACTGAAACGCACAGCGCAAGAGTTGGAGATTGAGCTTCAAGCACAGTTCGCCCTG AAATCATCGCTGGAGTGCTCCCTGTCTGAGACAGAGTGTTGCTACAGTACACAGTTGGCACAACTGCAGAGTTATGTAGGAAATATTGAAGAACAGTTGAGTCAGGTCCGCAGTGATCTGGAAAGGCAGAACACAGAATACACAGTCCTTCTAGACATCAAGACCCGGCTGGAAAGGGAGATTGAGACTTACCGCAGACTACTTGATGGAGAATC atgGCAACACAAAGAACCAGTCCCCGTGAAAG AGGCAAACAAAACCAGGAAAGTCACAACTATCGTAGAAGAAGTGGTCAACGGCAAGGTTGTGTCGCAGAAGGTGaaagcaacagaggagaagcTGAACATGTAG